The Candidatus Wallbacteria bacterium genomic sequence GAGAATTTCGGGGTCCTGGCCTGAATTGTCTCTGATCCTGAGATTCAGGTCAGTGATTTTGGCTGTCAAAGCCTGGATTTTATCGCGTGTTTCCTGCTCCAGAGTGTCTGTATTTTTTACCTCAGGCAGGGTGGAAAGCTGCAGTTCAATCAATTGCAGGTTATGCCGCAGTTCGTGCTGTTTGCCTGTGATGTTCTGAAGTTCTGCAATGATTTTTAAATAAAGTTCGCTTTCCGCTGGAATGAAAGAGGGCATGGAAAACTCAGGAATTCTGTCCCTGATGCGATCAATGAGGATTTGGATCTCCAGGATTTCCTGATCATGGATGATCTCTTTATGTTCTTCCCTGCGCAGGATTTCTAGAGCACTGGAATGTTCTTCAGGAAGTTTGTTCAGGCAAATGATTTCCCTGTATTCTAGCTCAGTCGATTCCAGCCTGGCTTGAATTTTCTCGAATTTCTCCTGAATAGTTACAAGCTGCCTGGCAGAATCCAGGTTTTTCTCAGCTTCCCTGGCTCCGGAAACCGACTGCCGCCAGGCTGCGAAACAGAAAGCGGAAAGGAGCAGCGCCAGCAGCCAGTAGCTTGCTCCGGACAGGACAAACAGAGCGATCAGCAAAGGAGGGATAATCAGATAAAGAAATTTAAACAGATTTTGATGACTCAGCTTGAATTCTTTACGCAGAAGGGATTGCGACATCAGGTCTGATTCTTCCTGGAGAAGTTGAGATTCCTGGATCAGTTTTTCCCGTTCGCCGTAAAGCCTGGTCAGTTTTTCCTTTAATCCGAAGGCACCTGTCAGAATCGGTTTTTTTTCCGCTAAACCGCTGAGGCGGTATGAAAGCGATGCCAGAAGCTCCGGATTCAGATCCCATTCCTTGAGTTCAGCCTGAATCTTCGCGTGATCTTCCACAAGTTTTTTTCTCAGACTGGATAATTTCTGCTCTGTGCTGATTTTCTGGAGCAGTTCCTCCAGCTTTGTTTTCTCTGCGCAGAGAGTGTTCAATTCCTGTGTAAGAGGCTTGAGCTGAGCTGATTTCAATCTCTGCAGTTCTAATTTCTGTTCCAGATTATTAACCACAGATCGCGAAACATCCATAGGCTTTTTCTGGGAACGGTCAGTGTGCAGAGCTTCCAGCCTGCAGCTCAGTTCTTTCTCCACTTGACCCAGATTGACACCTCTGGAACCTGAAAGAAGGCTGTAAAAAGGGTGGACAGGGTCGTTTTTAAGGGTCTCAATGCTGGAAAGGGTCAGGCTGAAAATATTAAAATATTTCCGTTCGTCCCAGTCGAATATCCCGCTAAGGCTTTTCGGTTCGGTTTTTTTTCCGGATCTTACAATTCTCTGGATTTCGCCTGCTTCTTCCAGATTCATCTCGCCGCTGCACCCATCCAGATCATCTTTCAGAGCTGAGAGAGGCGAATTTTTTGTGATGCCCTTTTTGCCTTTATAAAAAAAGAAGAAACGGAAAAAATTGAACAGGCTGGTCTTGCCTGCCTCATTCTCGCCAAAAATAAAGTTGAATCCTCTGGAAAACAGGAATTCCTTATCTGACAATGGCCTGAAATTTCCGATAAAAGCCCGTTTAATCTTCATGGAACAATAGTTCAGTCGCCAGTTTTTCAGCTTCCTGTGTCAGTTTCGGCCAGTCAGGGGTTTGACCGCATTCAGAATAAAGAGACTGAATCTCGTTCCTGACAGATTGAAACGACGGCAGGTCGGAATGTCCGTCACAAATCTCTGAAAGCAGTGTTTGAATCTGATCTTCCAGAGGGGTGAGAAATTCCCTGGGATGATTTATTTCGAGATCATAGAAGTAGTTTTTCCCGTCAGAAGTCAGAAAATCCGGAGGGATTTGGACTCCTGCCGGCAATGTGAGGCGCAGCTTGCAGAGCCTGACAGAAGCCAGCCCGATTACAGAGCTCTTTTCGATCAGTTCCGGAAGTTGTGAAAGGTCGTCCAAAGTTGCAGTTATTTCCAGCCATTCTGCATCTGCGGTGGCTATGAAACGGGCATCGATTTTCCTGTTTTCATCGATTTCCACGAGATAACACCCGCACAGTCCGGAATATTTGGACTTTTTTCCCTGCGGAGTTCCAGGATAGAGGATCACACGGTTCCGCTCGTTATAAACCATTGTTTTTTGATGGATGTGTCCAAGGCACCAGATGTCTACCGGCAGCTCCAGCAGCCTTTTCCTGGTGGTCGGTGCATAATTGTATTCAGGAGAGATTTCTGTCAGGTTACAATGTATCAGTCCGATCCTGAGAAAGACGTCTCCCTGGATCTTTTCGGGAAAGCCTGTGGTCAGATCTGATTCGATGTTTTTCTGCGGATGTGAGATTCCAGTGATCGCGATTTTACCGAAAACGCTGTCCAGTTCTACAGTGCTGAAGCGTTCGGAAAACAAGTGCACATTGGGAGGCAGCTTGAAGTCCCAGGGCAGTGGATCATGGTTTCCGCAGGCGATGAAGACCGGCGGAGCCTCAGCCAGGAGCTTCCCATATTTAAGCGGGATCAGCTGTGAATACTGGACATCTTCAAAGACATCGCCTGCAATCAGGATGAAATCAACCTGCTCGGATCTGGCGAGCTCAAAGATATTTCTGATGGAATTGAATGATGCGGAAAGAAGTTTCTCCTGCAGGGCTGAGTCCGATCTGCCGATGCCTGTGAAAGGATAACCGATGTGCCAGTCAGCGGTGTGGATGAAGCGTATGGCTTTTTTCATACAACTAATCGCTTAAGCTCCTTTTCAGGTTAGTATGTTAATATTACATGCAGCTTACAGTACAACATTTGATTGCTGATGGAAGTTTGTATGTACGGAAAAATTCTGCAACATACCAACATACTAACTTACTAACCTACTAACTTCCAATGTTGAATAAGTAATGATTTGGAAATCGTTCAATATACCCCACTCCGTTCTAAAGGACTTCGGGGGTTAAGCGGCTGTAAAATTTTCACTTTGTTCAAATTTAACAGCCACTAAATGTAATGGCACGCAGTCCAGTGCTCAGGTGAAATTTCTTTGAGTGCTGGAATGGTTTCTGCGCATTCCGGCTGGCAGGCCGGGCAGCGGGTGCGGAATCCGCAACCTGACGGCTTGGCAAGAGGGGAAGGCACATCACCGCCCAGCACCGGTTTTTCCCTGTTCTTCTTCCTGGGGTCCGGTATCGGCACTGCAGCCAGCAGAGCTTGTGAATAAGGGTGTTTGGGCCTGTTGTACACATCTTCTGCCGGACCGATTTCCACGATATTTCCAAGATACATTACTGCAATGCGGTGTGAGATATGCTTGACCACAGAAAGATCGTGGGCTATGAAAATATAGCTCAAACCAAACTCTTCCTGCAGATCCTGCATCAGATTGATCACCTGTGCCTGCACCGAAACGTCCAGGGCAGAGACAGGTTCGTCGGCGATGATCAGGCTGGGGTTTGTGGAGAGGGCTCTGGCGATCCCGATTCTTTGCCTCTGTCCGCCGGAAAATTCATGCGGATATCTGAAGGCATGCTCAGGCGAGAGTCCGACTTTTTCAAGCAGCCAGGTTACTTTATCGAGGCTGGATTTGAAATTGATTTTTTGAGGATGCACCTGCATCGGTTCTTCGATGATGTTCCCGACTGTAAGCCTGGGATTGAGAGAGGAATAAGGGTCCTGAAAGATCATCTGGATTGAGGCTCTGTAAGGTCGCAGTTCAGCTCTGCTAAGATGTGCGAGTTCAACTTCGCCTTTGTCCGGATCATGGAACAGGATACTGCCGTCTGTCGGTTGATTAAGCCTGATGATAGTCCGCCCTACAGTAGTCTTGCCGCAGCCTGATTCCCCGACCAGTCCGAGCGTTTCCCCCTGATTCACTGAAAAGCTCACTCCGTCCACAGCCTTGACGGTTGCCACGACATGCCTGAAAACTCCGCCGAGTACCGGGAAGTACATTTTCAGATCTTTGATTTCCAGCAGTTTATTCAAACCTTGCTCCTATACAAATGACATCTCACCTGATGCCCGGGTTTTATCTCAATCAGGTCAGGGATCTTTTTTTCGCAGGGTCCGAATTTATCCTTGCAGCGGGTAGAAAAACTGCACCCTGCAGGTAGATTCATGATATCAGGTACGTTGCCCGGAATGGCGTTAAGGCGCTTTTTTTTAGATTCCAGGGATGGGATCGATTCCATCAACCCCCTTGTATAAGGGTGGAAGGGCTCGGCAAAAAGTGTTTCAGTGTCTGCGATTTCCTGGATTTTTCCGCAGTACATGACTGCAATCCTGTGGCTGGTTTCAGCGATCACTGAGAGATTGTGGGTAATCAAAATGATCGCTGATTCAGGCCGCTGGTTTTTGAGGCGCACCATCAGGTCCAGGATTTGAGCCTGAATGGTGACATCCAGTGCTGTGGTGGGCTCGTCAGCAATCAGGAGATATGGATTGCAGGCCAGTGCCATGGCAATCATCACCCGCTGGCGCATGCCGCCTGAAAACTGGTGCGGGTAATCATCGAGCCTTTTCCCTGCGTCCGGAATTCCCACCAGCTCGAGCATCTGGGTAGCCAGGATTCTTGCTTCCTGAGGAGTCTTCTTCTGATGCAGAATGATCGGCTCCATCACCTGCATGCCTATCGAAAAAACCGGATTCAGCGAAGTCATGGGTTCCTGGAAAATCATGGCAATCTCATTACCGCGAACTGCCCGTACTTCTTCCCAGGAAAGTTTCAGGAGGTCCCGCCCGCGGAAAACGATTTCTCCTCCGGCGATCCTGCCTGGAGGGTCAGGAATCAGACGAAGTATTGAGAGAGATGTCTGGGATTTGCCTGAGCCAGACTCACCTACAATGCCGAGGATTTCGCCCTGGTAGAGGTCGAATGAAACATCATCAACTGCTTTGGCGATTCCATCAGGGATGTAAAAATAGGTTTTCAGATTCCTGACCTTAAGCAGTTCCTTTCTCTCCAAAATTCCTCCGTTATCTCAGGCGGGAGTAAATCCGCGGATCAAATGCCTCGCGGATCGCTTCGCCGATAAATGTAACCAGCATCAGTGTCAAAAAAAGAGCTGAAACAGGAGCCAGCCCGAGCCACCAGCAGTTGAGAGCTCTTGATCCCTGCCCGAGCAGTTCTCCCCAGCTGGGCGTGGGTTGCGGCAGGCCGAAACCAAGAAAATCGAGCGAGACAAGGGAGCTGATGGCTCCGACTATGGTAAACGGCAGGAAAGCAATCACTGGTGTAAGCGCGTTGGGCAGGATGTGGCGGAAGATGATCAGCCGGTCGGATAAGCCGATGGCAACAGCTGCCAGCACATAATCCTTTGACTTTTCTCGCAGAAACTCACCCCGGATATAATAGCTCACTCCCATCCAGCTGAAGAAGGTCAGAATGAAGATCAGAAGGAAAAAGCTGGGGATGACGATAGAGCTGACGATCATAACCGTATACAGAAATGGCAGTCCTGACCAGATCTCGATGAGCCTGACTCCGAAGAAATCGATTTTTTTTCCGTAATAGCCGAGAAATGCACCGACTGCGATGCCGATGATATAGCTGATCAGAGTCAAAATCAGTGCGAAGGACATGGAAATTCTGAAGCCATACACCAGTCTGGCAAAGACATCCCTTCCCCGGTCGTCAGTACCAAAAAAATGAATATTGTCCGGATGGGTGGGCGGATTGGAGACAAGCTCATCCAGCAGGTTTTCATTGGGGCTGTAGGGATAAATCGGCAGGATCAACCAGTTTCCTTCATTCTGGGTGGAAAAAAGCTTCTTCAGCAGCCTGTAATTCTGAGAGTA encodes the following:
- a CDS encoding ABC transporter ATP-binding protein is translated as MERKELLKVRNLKTYFYIPDGIAKAVDDVSFDLYQGEILGIVGESGSGKSQTSLSILRLIPDPPGRIAGGEIVFRGRDLLKLSWEEVRAVRGNEIAMIFQEPMTSLNPVFSIGMQVMEPIILHQKKTPQEARILATQMLELVGIPDAGKRLDDYPHQFSGGMRQRVMIAMALACNPYLLIADEPTTALDVTIQAQILDLMVRLKNQRPESAIILITHNLSVIAETSHRIAVMYCGKIQEIADTETLFAEPFHPYTRGLMESIPSLESKKKRLNAIPGNVPDIMNLPAGCSFSTRCKDKFGPCEKKIPDLIEIKPGHQVRCHLYRSKV
- a CDS encoding AAA family ATPase; the encoded protein is MKIKRAFIGNFRPLSDKEFLFSRGFNFIFGENEAGKTSLFNFFRFFFFYKGKKGITKNSPLSALKDDLDGCSGEMNLEEAGEIQRIVRSGKKTEPKSLSGIFDWDERKYFNIFSLTLSSIETLKNDPVHPFYSLLSGSRGVNLGQVEKELSCRLEALHTDRSQKKPMDVSRSVVNNLEQKLELQRLKSAQLKPLTQELNTLCAEKTKLEELLQKISTEQKLSSLRKKLVEDHAKIQAELKEWDLNPELLASLSYRLSGLAEKKPILTGAFGLKEKLTRLYGEREKLIQESQLLQEESDLMSQSLLRKEFKLSHQNLFKFLYLIIPPLLIALFVLSGASYWLLALLLSAFCFAAWRQSVSGAREAEKNLDSARQLVTIQEKFEKIQARLESTELEYREIICLNKLPEEHSSALEILRREEHKEIIHDQEILEIQILIDRIRDRIPEFSMPSFIPAESELYLKIIAELQNITGKQHELRHNLQLIELQLSTLPEVKNTDTLEQETRDKIQALTAKITDLNLRIRDNSGQDPEILSQELETARSRLALQLNEYGSLRIALYFVQTIKKKMEDKMQPATLDIAGRFLEKITAGKYNSIVKTQEDFLIMDKLGKSLNLSILSTGTFAQLYFALSAAYLTSPPGLENDKSMDLPLFIDEAWAVFDEKRAEAALEILLEISRKNQVFFFSCHRYLLDIYKKLAPDGNIVELNQ
- a CDS encoding DNA repair exonuclease, giving the protein MKKAIRFIHTADWHIGYPFTGIGRSDSALQEKLLSASFNSIRNIFELARSEQVDFILIAGDVFEDVQYSQLIPLKYGKLLAEAPPVFIACGNHDPLPWDFKLPPNVHLFSERFSTVELDSVFGKIAITGISHPQKNIESDLTTGFPEKIQGDVFLRIGLIHCNLTEISPEYNYAPTTRKRLLELPVDIWCLGHIHQKTMVYNERNRVILYPGTPQGKKSKYSGLCGCYLVEIDENRKIDARFIATADAEWLEITATLDDLSQLPELIEKSSVIGLASVRLCKLRLTLPAGVQIPPDFLTSDGKNYFYDLEINHPREFLTPLEDQIQTLLSEICDGHSDLPSFQSVRNEIQSLYSECGQTPDWPKLTQEAEKLATELLFHED
- a CDS encoding ATP-binding cassette domain-containing protein, translated to MYFPVLGGVFRHVVATVKAVDGVSFSVNQGETLGLVGESGCGKTTVGRTIIRLNQPTDGSILFHDPDKGEVELAHLSRAELRPYRASIQMIFQDPYSSLNPRLTVGNIIEEPMQVHPQKINFKSSLDKVTWLLEKVGLSPEHAFRYPHEFSGGQRQRIGIARALSTNPSLIIADEPVSALDVSVQAQVINLMQDLQEEFGLSYIFIAHDLSVVKHISHRIAVMYLGNIVEIGPAEDVYNRPKHPYSQALLAAVPIPDPRKKNREKPVLGGDVPSPLAKPSGCGFRTRCPACQPECAETIPALKEISPEHWTACHYI
- a CDS encoding ABC transporter permease subunit, with product MKITYTEKILLTFFSPLLVKRIRKFKTLRRGYYSFLIITGLYFLSFFSEYFINGNALIVKYDGSYYFPIFRTIPLKKEIIRLDTEARKAYTALRDKYDSNPEEEQARLKPELDALKLKYEKYEEQKKYSQNYRLLKKLFSTQNEGNWLILPIYPYSPNENLLDELVSNPPTHPDNIHFFGTDDRGRDVFARLVYGFRISMSFALILTLISYIIGIAVGAFLGYYGKKIDFFGVRLIEIWSGLPFLYTVMIVSSIVIPSFFLLIFILTFFSWMGVSYYIRGEFLREKSKDYVLAAVAIGLSDRLIIFRHILPNALTPVIAFLPFTIVGAISSLVSLDFLGFGLPQPTPSWGELLGQGSRALNCWWLGLAPVSALFLTLMLVTFIGEAIREAFDPRIYSRLR